In the genome of Aspergillus luchuensis IFO 4308 DNA, chromosome 2, nearly complete sequence, one region contains:
- a CDS encoding uncharacterized protein (COG:S;~EggNog:ENOG410PMJW;~TransMembrane:7 (o36-55i67-88o116-137i149-171o205-225i237-261o281-300i);~antiSMASH:Cluster_2.9): MSEIPADIQTAEAEGRIPDGITADYLAQSRDRPTKIAILFVAALTFVIVVARCYARLFLVKKFGWDDALAVFTLAIYIAIVALCIILIDMGSGRHIEYIQYVLTLPRVIETERYDFVMHILYTTALFVCRLSGLAFYQRLASRHPKISLAIKLSAGFLLAAFLAQFFLLLFHCLPVTGLWPYPWQPQIDDYNCITWGDVYVTNSALSLVCDIMMLALPSMLIYMLQVSPKRKLQLSLIMFPGVLVLVISCVRLWLVIVGQWSSDGSWAYDPMLAIETSEVGGTLIALSIPAMKSLFGSWFSHLKAYSSRAGGTSGKPSGGQRAYGRSWETGVKLSSLGTRAAADDAYKVNIGVGGNPSLPSEGTKHSRNDGSSEDLLMDVSFSPEERQLAFKNGIRLTEEVSISSSRVSRLPHLSR; the protein is encoded by the exons ATGTCTGAGATCCCCGCCGACATTCAAACTGCTGAGGCGGAGGGTCGCATCCCGGACGGTATCACCGCCGACTATCTGGCCCAGTCGCGCGATCGGCCCACCAAGATCGCCAttctcttcgtcgccgcTCTGACCTTTGTGATCGTCGTCGCCCGTTGCTACGCtcgtctcttcctcgtcaagAAGTTTGGCTGGGATGATGCTTTGGCCGTCTTTACTCTG GCCATCTACATCGCCATTGTCGCCCTATGCATCATTCTAATCGACATGGGCAGTGGTCGACATATTGAATACATTCAATATGTCCTCACGCTGCCCCGCGTCATCGAGACCGAACGCTACGACTTTGTCATGCACATCCTCTACACCACCGCCTTGTTCGTCTGTCGCCTGTCCGGTCTGGCCTTTTACCAACGTCTGGCCTCGCGACACCCCAAGATCTCTCTGGCCATTAAGCTCTCTGCCGGGTTCTTGCTGGCCGCGTTCCTCGCCCAGTTCTTCCTCCTGTTGTTCCACTGCCTGCCCGTCACGGGACTCTGGCCCTACCCCTGGCAGCCGCAGATCGACGATTACAACTGCATCACGTGGGGAGATGTCTATGTCACCAATTCAGCCCTGTCCCTGGTCTGCGACATCATGATGTTGGCCCTGCCCTCCATGTTAATCTACATGCTGCAAGTGTCGCCGAAGCGCAAACTGCAGCTGTCCTTGATCATGTTTCCCGGTGTTTT GGTTCTGGTCATTTCCTGCGTTCGCCTGTGGCTGGTCATCGTCGGCCAGTGGTCCTCCGACGGCAGTTGGGCCTACGACCCCATGCTGGCCATCGAGACCTCCGAAGTCGGCGGCACCCTGAtcgccctctccatccccgccATGAAATCCTTATTCGGGTCGTGGTTTTCGCATCTCAAGGCATACTCGTCGCGAGCGGGCGGAACGAGCGGCAAGCCCAGTGGCGGACAACGGGCATACGGACGCAGCTGGGAAACCGGCGTAAAACTCAGTAGTCTCGGGACGCGCGCGGCAGCAGACGACGCATACAAAGTGAACATTGGCGTGGGAGGGAACCCCAGTCTACCGAGCGAGGGGACGAAACATTCGCGGAACGATGGGTCGTCGGAGGATCTGCTAATGGACGTCAGCTTCTCACCGGAAGAACGACAATTGGCCTTCAAGAACGGGATCCGCCTGACGGAGGAAGTGTCGATATCCTCGTCGCGGGTGTCGAGGTTACCGCATTTATCGCGGTAG
- a CDS encoding uncharacterized protein (COG:S;~EggNog:ENOG410Q2K9;~antiSMASH:Cluster_2.9) — MIPAIQKTDATWYFSVVMVWSDTEVSTAIIALSLPALKGLVGAVAGSTRKGTDQTPGSNGGPDLHLQNVPARGDQHLYEGPDSYPNEARASIGDNASQEALWVDTNAGIHVKNSVRVSVSDR; from the coding sequence atgATCCCCGCTATTCAGAAAACCGACGCAACGTGGTACTTCTCCGTCGTAATGGTCTGGTCCGATACCGAAGTCAGcacagccatcatcgccctgTCGTTGCCGGCATTGAAGGGTCTAGTCGGTGCTGTTGCGGGCAGTACCCGGAAAGGAACCGATCAGACACCAGGGAGTAATGGCGGCCCGGATCTGCATTTGCAGAATGTGCCTGCTAGAGGCGACCAGCATCTGTATGAGGGGCCGGATAGTTATCCCAATGAGGCGCGGGCTAGTATTGGGGATAATGCGAGTCAGGAGGCGTTGTGGGTGGATACGAATGCCGGGATTCATGTCAAGAATAGTGTCAGGGTTAGCGTGAGTGATCGGTAG
- a CDS encoding uncharacterized protein (COG:S;~EggNog:ENOG410Q2K9;~TransMembrane:6 (o24-43i55-76o96-120i132-163o175-194i206-223o);~antiSMASH:Cluster_2.9) gives MASTSTPELTPEFLAQDRRPEARIGIGVVTALSGAVVLIRVYARWFMIRSFGWDDGLICMAMLLNIVVMALTTQVLRYGAGLHVWALDTAETPLLYKWLVSAQLVYMIALWVCRLSGLAFYRRLNPMPQFQLYLRISFAFVTAVMLAQVLIIALQCVPLAALWGGATGKCLGSKTVFISTAAMTIICDSLILLLPVKIVLSIKANATRKVALSVVLCFGVLAVM, from the exons ATGGCGTCGACCAGCACACCTGAACTGACGCCTGAGTTCCTGGCGCAGGACCGACGTCCTGAGGCGAGGATCGGAATTGGAGTCGTGACGGCACTGTCTGGAGCGGTTGTGTTGATTCGAGTCTATGCGCGATGGTTCATGATTCGCAGCTTtggctgggatgatggaCTCATCTGCATGGCGATG TTGTTAAACATCGTCGTCATGGCCCTCACAACCCAAGTCCTCCGCTACGGCGCCGGCTTGCACGTCTGGGCCCTCGATACCGCCGAAACCCCACTGCTGTACAAATGGCTCGTTTCTGCGCAGCTGGTATACATGATCGCGTTGTGGGTGTGTCGATTGTCGGGATTGGCCTTCTACCGTCGATTGAACCCGATGCCTCAATTCCAACTGTACCTCCGGATTTCCTTTGCCTTCGTTACGGCCGTCATGCTCGCCCaggtcctcatcatcgctctGCAATGTGTCCCGCTCGCTGCGCTCTGGGGCGGTGCTACCGGAAAGTGTTTGGGATCAAAGACGGTGTTTATATCCACTGCCGCGATGACGATTATCTGCGACTCGCTTATCCTGCTACTGCCGGTCAAGATTGTGCTTTCGATCAAGGCGAATGCAACGCGCAAGGTTGCGCTGAGTGTGGTGCTGTGTTTTGGTGTTCT TGCCGTGATGTGA
- a CDS encoding uncharacterized protein (COG:P;~EggNog:ENOG410PFVH;~InterPro:IPR001204;~PFAM:PF01384;~TransMembrane:9 (i48-67o87-105i117-136o148-177i184-206o218-244i256-273o489-508i577-601o);~antiSMASH:Cluster_2.9;~go_component: GO:0016020 - membrane [Evidence IEA];~go_function: GO:0005315 - inorganic phosphate transmembrane transporter activity [Evidence IEA];~go_process: GO:0006817 - phosphate ion transport [Evidence IEA]), producing MAVLHEYDYVFAIGTLFAMLDAYNNGANDVANSWATSVSSRSVSYRQAMVFGTVFEMLGAICVGARTADTIKNGIIPNSAFQGNAGVQMLAFTCALAAASTWVMWCTRHSAHVSSTYSLISAVAGVGVATVGASHVQWGWNDGKGLGAIFAGLGMAPIISGGFAAIIFMLIKLVVLIRKNPIPWAVYSSPFFFLIAATICTLSIVYKGSPSLGLSKKPSWYIAAVTMGTGGGVMLLSAIFFVPFVYARVIRKDHSVKWWMFIMGPMLLTRPVVTHGEQAKVPDYAVVQGSSEDLTLGSPDTLRGDDVKRSTQAGVESIQSRSEEGEKRMVAGESQQLTYKELMEQSDRRLRERLLKKRGPLGWAMRTLRDNPMGAGQLYEVHNMVILAKRIPAMIVCGLLYGLHYDIHAAQSGIAGTPEGKRMQRVYSHAAKYPNEVEHTYSFIQVLTACTASFAHGANDIGNSVGPWAVIYSAWSTGNAAAAKAPVPVWQLAVLSGCISIGLITYGYNIMKVMGNKITYHSPSRGCSMEMGAAITVLVFSQYSLPVSTSMCITGATVGVGLCNGTLKAVNFQRVGLLLLAWIMTIPIAGTLGGILMGLFINAPHFSS from the exons ATGGCGGTCCTCCACGAGTACGACTATGTCTTCGCCATCGGCACCTTGTTTGCCATGCTGGATGCCTACAACAACGGTGCAA ACGATGTGGCCAACTCCTGGGCAACCAGTGTCTCCTCACGTTCCGTTTCCTATCGCCAGGCCATGGTTTTCGGCACCGTCTTCGAGATGCTGGGCGCCATCTGTGTCGGAGCTCGTACTGCTGATACCATCAAGAAcggcatcatccccaactcCGCCTTCCAGGGCAACGCGGGCGTGCAGATGCTAGCCTTCACCTGTGCCTTGGCTGCCGCATCCACTTGGGTGATGTGGTGTACGCGCCACTCCGCCCATGTCTCCTCGACTTACTCCCTGATCTCTGCCGTCGCCGGCGTGGGTGTGGCTACCGTGGGTGCCTCTCACGTGCAGTGGGGTTGGAATGATGGTAAGGGCTTGGGTGCCATCTTCGCCGGGCTGGGAATGGCCCCCATCATCTCGGGAGGTTTCGCGGCTATCATCTTCATGCTCATCAAGTTGGTCGTGCTCATCCGCAAGAACCCCATCCCCTGGGCTGTCTACAgctcccccttcttcttcctcatcgccgCCACGATCTGCACCCTGTCCATCGTCTACAAGGGTTCTCCCAGTCTGGGTCTGTCCAAGAAGCCGAGTTGGTACATTGCGGCGGTCACCATGGGGACCGGTGGTGGCGTCATGCTTCTctctgccatcttcttcgttCCCTTTGTGTACGCCCGCGTCATCAGAAAGGATCACAGTGTGAAATGGTGGATGTTCATCATGGGCCCCATGCTGCTGACCCGCCCCGTTGTCACTCATGGCGAACAGGCCAAGGTTCCGGACTACGCCGTCGTGCAGGGAAGCTCCGAAGACCTCACGCTAGGCTCCCCGGATACTCTCCGCGGCGATGATGTAAAGCGATCCACCCAGGCTGGCGTCGAGTCAATCCAGTCCCGCagtgaagaaggcgagaagCGCATGGTGGCCGGCGAATCTCAGCAATTGACCTACAAGGAACTCATGGAACAATCCGACCGTCGGCTGCGGGAGCGGCTGCTCAAGAAGCGTGGACCCCTGGGCTGGGCGATGCGTACTCTCCGCGACAACCCTATGGGAGCCGGTCAGCTGTATGAGGTCCATAATATGGTGATTCTGGCAAAGCGCATTCCCGCAATGATTGTCTGCGGACTTCTCTACGGTCTGCATTATGATATCCACGCCGCTCAGTCTGGTATTGCGGGCACCCCCGAAGGCAAGCGCATGCAGCGCGTGTACAGCCACGCCGCCAAGTATCCCAACGAAGTCGAGCACACCTACTCGTTCATTCAAGTGTTGACCGCCTGCACTGCCTCCTTTGCTCATGGTGCCAACGACATTGGTAACTCGGTCGGTCCTTGGGCGGTTATCTACTCGGCCTGGTCAACGGGTAACGCGGCGGCGGCCAAGGCGCCGGTGCCTGTATGGCAATTGGCGGTGCTGTCAGGATGTATCTCGATCGGCCTGATTACGTATGGCTACAACATCATGAAGG TCATGGGCAACAAGATCACCTACCACTCGCCGAGTCGCGGTTGTtcgatggagatgggagcCGCCATCACGGTGCTCGTCTTCTCGCAATACTCGCTGCCGGTGTCGACCTCCATGTGCATCACGGGCGCTACCGTCGGCGTGGGACTGTGCAATGGCACGCTCAAGGCCGTCAACTTCCAGCGAGTgggactgctgctgctggcctggATCATGACGATTCCCATCGCGGGCACGTTGGGTGGAATTCTGATGGGATTGTTCATCAATGCGCCGCATTTCTCATCGTAg
- a CDS encoding uncharacterized protein (COG:E;~EggNog:ENOG410PGKT;~InterPro:IPR002821,IPR008040,IPR010318,IPR043129, IPR027479;~PFAM:PF01968,PF05378,PF06032;~antiSMASH:Cluster_2.9;~go_function: GO:0016787 - hydrolase activity [Evidence IEA]), whose amino-acid sequence MGSIIEPRYRLGVDVGGTNTDAVLIRLDPVAIVASHKAPTSPDVTTGITTAVQAVIAAANVPLSSIGCVIIGTTHFVNAVVQRSPSLRRVAVIRLCGGPDEGFGRNIPPFVDFPLDLRARIEASRPYFCHGGYQISGEEISPLDETELERIGTQLVNDGIKNVVIAGMYAPLDHRQEMRAKEAILRSMEKHAGPSYKARITLSHEVSGLGFLARENAAILNATLRPLAERTIYGFQKAMEDIFQDVPYTLYLTQNDGSVLSAAEAVHLPIRTFNSGPTNSIRGGEFLWRAATEAAQLQKDQATRTEPLVVIDIGGTTSDSGLLLPNGLPQMSSVTSLVGGVRTNFALPAVESIGLGGGSIVRSIGQDDCSVGPDSVAHELLEKARLFGGEYLTATDIAVASAVHGVTEMNPLKGMGDVSTLTDITIPMVNQAQSLMRRKIEELVDRTKIHKDDVDVLIVGGGAPIIRTDEPLLGVRRVQTVKGGEVANAVGAAISRVSGVIDTVVDTSNCTVKDAQEAVSQMANERALGNGARPDTVQIAEVTMLPIQYVEAKARIVVRAVGELDIVATSSADKAVPIPDEEVHETDTLAPPLHASQLTETQPDLHSYRPHIQNNQWIISPTDLDFITRGCKILGCGGGGDPYQEYLKAKAYLQNHPGTVRIISPDSLPDDSLVGWTGCMGSPEVSMERLENSECLQAHEELMRVTGSEPVSAFLALEIGGGNGMVNLGVAAHYGVPCLDADYMGRAYPTTWQVTPNVYGTPRGEALVPAAIASGDGTCMTMTRSRTDRLVDKAMRAAVVEMGCRAGSAGPPHRAERVRQQAIRNTVSLAWWIGRAVTLEKNIADKAMRIVEAAGGPESGSILGEGKVVSVSRVLKTGHSYGVLEVDGRLSDGRKATLNIPFKNENAYVEAVMEDGETKILAAVPDLIVVLDAESGAGLGTPEFKYGLKVVVLAIAASPRWTDTPRGMELGGPKSMGFEEVEYVPIGKYCEPRSVIDVFG is encoded by the exons ATGGGCAGTATCATCGAACCCCGCTACCGCctgggagtggatgtgggCG GAACCAACACCGACGCCGTTCTCATCCGTCTCGATCCCGTCGCCATCGTCGCCTCGCACAAAGCACCCACTAGTCCAGATGTCACCACCGGCATCACCACTGCCGTTCAGGCCGTCattgcagcagcaaatgTGCCCCTTTCGTCCATCGGTTGCGTCATTATCGGGACTACTCACTTTGTCAATGCGGTCGTACAGCGCTCACCATCTCTGCGCCGTGTCGCCGTGATTCGACTATGTGGTGGGCCAGACGAGGGATTCGGTCGCAATATCCCTCCCTTTGTCGACTTCCCACTCGATCTGCGTGCGCGTATCGAAGCCTCGCGGCCATACTTTTGCCATGGGGGATACCAGATCTCTGGAGAGGAAATTAGCCCGCTAGATGAGACGGAGCTTGAGAGGATAGGCACGCAGTTGGTCAATGATGGGATTAAGAACGTGGTGATCGCCGGTATGTATGCGCCATTGGATCATCGCCAGGAGATGAGGGCAAAAGAGGCTATTCTGCGATCGATGGAAAAGCATGCTGGTCCTTCGTACAAAGCGCGGATTACTCTCTCGCATGAGGTGTCTGGTTTGGGATTTCTGGCCAGAGAGAACGCGGCCATCCTTAACGCCACTCTGCGTCCACTGGCCGAACGAACGATCTATGGCTTTCAGAAGGCCATGGAGGATATCTTCCAGGATGTTCCGTATACTCTGTATCTGACACAGAATGACGGCAGCGTTCTCAGTGCGGCTGAGGCAGTTCATCTTCCCATCCGGACGTTCAATTCAGGCCCAACCAACTCTATCCGCGGTGGGGAGTTTCTCTGGCGCGCGGCTACAGAAGCTGCGCAGCTGCAGAAAGATCAGGCAACGCGCACAGAACCATTAGTCGTCATCGACATTGGCGGAACCACTTCCGACAGCGGACTACTCTTACCTAATGGCCTGCCACAGATGAGCTCAGTGACGAGTCTGGTCGGGGGTGTGCGCACCAACTTTGCTCTACCCGCGGTGGAAAGCATCGGGCTAGGTGGAGGGAGTATTGTCCGCAGCATCGGACAGGATGATTGCTCTGTGGGTCCGGATAGTGTAGCCCACGAACTGTTGGAGAAAGCCCGGCTGTTCGGCGGAGAGTACCTCACTGCGACCGATATCGCTGTGGCATCTGCCGTCCATGGCGTGACGGAGATGAACCCACTGAAAGGAATGGGTGATGTCTCCACCTTGACGGATATAACTATCCCCATGGTCAATCAGGCACAATCCCTCATGCGCCGCAAGATTGAGGAACTCGTCGACCGTACCAAGATCCACAAAGACGACGTAGACGTGCTCAtcgtcggcggcggcgcaCCTATCATCCGCACCGATGAACCCTTGCTAGGTGTCCGGCGAGTACAGACCGTCAAGGGCGGCGAGGTCGCCAACGCTGTGGGTGCTGCTATCTCGCGTGTCTCGGGGGTGATTGATACGGTCGTTGATACCTCGAACTGCACTGTCAAAGACGCACAGGAGGCTGTCTCCCAAATGGCGAATGAGAGGGCCCTCGGCAACGGTGCTCGGCCAGATACAGTGCAGATTGCGGAGGTGACCATGCTACCCATTCAGTATGTCGAGGCCAAGGCGCGCATTGTGGTGCGGGCCGTGGGAGAGCTGGACATTGTAGCGACATCATCTGCAGACAAAGCAGTCCCTATTCCAGACGAGGAAGTCCACGAAACAGACACTCTCGCCCCTCCACTTCATGCTTCCCAGCTAACAGAAACACAACCTGATCTCCACTCCTACCGCCCTCACATCCAAAACAACCAATGGATCATCTCCCCTACCGACCTGGATTTCATCACCCGCGGCTGCAAAATCCTCGGCtgcggtggcggcggcgaccCCTACCAGGAATACCTAAAAGCCAAAGCCTACCTACAAAACCACCCCGGTACCGTCCGCATCATATCCCCGGACTCCTTACCAGACGACAGCCTCGTCGGCTGGACCGGCTGCATGGGCAGTCCAGAGGTCAGCATGGAGCGACTCGAGAACAGCGAATGTCTACAAGCCCACGAAGAACTAATGCGGGTGACCGGCAGTGAACCAGTCTCTGCATTCCTCGCCCTGGAGATCGGTGGCGGCAACGGCATGGTGAATCTCGGTGTCGCCGCACATTACGGCGTCCCCTGTCTAGATGCAGATTATATGGGTCGTGCGTATCCCACTACGTGGCAGGTTACGCCGAATGTGTATGGTACACCGAGGGGAGAGGCGCTCGTTCCGGCGGCGATCGCTAGTGGCGATGGTACGTgcatgacgatgacgagatCGCGCACGGATCGGCTGGTGGATAAGGCGATGCGTGCGGCGGTTGTTGAAATGGGGTGTCGCGCTGGAAGTGCGGGTCCACCTCATCGAGCGGAACGGGTGCGACAGCAGGCCATTCGGAATACGGTTTCTCTGGCGTGGTGGATTGGACGGGCTGTGACTCTGGAGAAGAACATTGCGGATAAGGCAATGCGGATTGTTGAAGCGGCCGGAGGGCCGGAGAGTGGTTCCATTCTGGGCGAGGGCAAGGTGGTTAGTGTGTCGAGGGTGCTGAAGACGGGTCACTCTTATGGGGTattggaggtggatggaCGGTTGAGTGATGGACGCAAAGCGACGCTGAACATTCCTTTCAAGAATGAGAATGCCTACGTCGAGGCAGTGATGGAAGATGGCGAGACGAAGATTCTGGCTGCCGTGCCGGATCTGATTGTTGTGTTGGATGCGGAGTCTGGAGCTGGACTGGGCACTCCGGAGTTCAAGTATGGGCTTaaagtggtggtgttggctaTTGCGGCGTCGCCGCGCTGGACGGATACGCCGAGAGGAATGGAGTTAGGCGGACCCAAGTCGATGGGATTCGAAGAGGTGGAATATGTTCCGATTGGAAAGTATTGCGAGCCGCGGAGTGTGATTGATGTGTTTGGATAG
- a CDS encoding amidase family protein (COG:J;~EggNog:ENOG410PGSJ;~InterPro:IPR023631,IPR036928;~PFAM:PF01425;~SECRETED:SignalP(1-19);~SMCOG1105:amidase;~antiSMASH:Cluster_2.9) has protein sequence MPSFASWLLTTGLAAVANAITLNDSLVAQQIDTQPFPYDFPKLGVNGSDLFPMRDCHGFTLEEASIDDIQAQLKAGRFTGSQLLQCYLERIYQVQPYTNAVLQFNPDAMAIAEALDAERKQGTVRGPLHGIPFLVKDNIASKDKMETTAGSWALVGSVVPRDSHVVHRLREAGAVLLGKAALSEWADMRSNDYSEGYSGRGGQCRNPYNFTVNPGGSSSGSGVAVTSNQVPFALGTETDGSVINPAERSNVVGIKPTVGLTSRAGVIPESLHQDTVGTFGKTVRDAAYALDAIYGIDPRDNETYAQQGKTPAGGYAQFLTNQTALKGAVFGLPWLSFWQYNDAAQNAQLMELLALIEAAGATIINGTELPHYKEIVDPSGWNWDYGTTRGYPNQSEYSYVKVDFYNNIRDYLAELNNTNMRSLEDIVQYNIDNAGSEGGVPGVNPAFASGQDGFLASLATKGEMNETYWQALEYCHRTSREEGIDAALHYQGRNLTALLVPPDFAPSIEIAAQAGYPVVTLPAGINKDSHMPYGLALMGTAYSEATLIKYASAIEDVQLSSNTPWKRSLATWSGYLDRNIPVN, from the exons ATGCCTTCCTTTGCCTCTTGGCTCCTCACCACCGGGTTGGCCGCTGTGGCCAACGCCATCACCCTCAACGACTCCCTCGTGGCCCAGCAGATTGATACCCAACCTTTCCCTTATGATTTCCCTAAGTTGGGCGTCAATGGCTCCGATCTCTTCCCCATGCGGGACTGCCATGGCTTCACCCTCGAGGAGGCCAGCATCGATGACATCCAGGCTCAGCTGAAGGCTGGTCGCTTCACCGGCTCCCAGCTGCTGCAGTGCTACCTCGAGCGCATCTACCAGGTCCAGCCCTACACCAA TGCCGTGCTGCAGTTCAACCCCGACGCCATGGCTATTGCCGAGGCGTTGGATGCCGAACGCAAGCAGGGTACCGTCCGCGGTCCCCTGCACGGTATCCCCTTCCTGGTCAAGGACAACATCGCCAGTAAGGACAAGATGGAGACCACCGCGGGTAGCTGGGCTCTCGTCGGCTCCGTCGTCCCTCGCGATTCCCACGTCGTCCATCGCCTGCGCGAGGCAGGCGCGGTTCTCCTGGGCAAGGCTGCACTCAGTGAGTGGGCCGACATGCGCTCCAACGACTACTCTGAGGGCTACTCGGGCCGTGGTGGCCAGTGCCGCAACCCCTACAACTTCACCGTCAACCCCGGTGGCAGTAGTTCCGGTTCCGGTGTGGCCGTCACCAGCAACCAGGTGCCCTTTGCTCTGGGTACCGAGACTGATGGTAGTG TGATCAACCCGGCTGAGCGCTCGAATGTCGTCGGCATCAAGCCCACCGTCGGTCTGACCTCCCGCGCGGGTGTCATCCCCGAGTCTCTGCACCAGGACACGGTCGGCACCTTTGGTAAGACGGTGCGCGATGCGGCCTATGCTCTGGATGCCATCTACGGTATTGACCCCCGCGACAACGAGACCTATGCCCAGCAGGGAAAGACCCCGGCTGGCGGTTACGCCCAGTTCCTGACCAACCAGACGGCCCTCAAGGGCGCCGTGTTCGGTCTCCCCTGGTTGTCTTTCTGGCAGTACAACGACGCGGCCCAGAATGCCCAGTTGATGGAGCTGTTGGCTTTGATCGAGGCAGCGGgtgccaccatcatcaacggcaCTGAGCTGCCGCACTACAAGGAGATTGTTGACCCGTCCGGCTGGAACTGGGACTACGGCACCACGCGCGGCTACCCCAACCAGTCCGAGTACTCGTACGTCAAGGTGGACTTCTACAACAACATCCGGGACTACCTGGCGGAGCtgaacaacaccaacatgcGGTCGCTGGAGGATATTGTGCAGTACAACATCGACAATGCCGGCAGTGAGGGTGGTGTTCCCGGGGTGAACCCGGCGTTTGCCTCGGGCCAGGACGGATTCTTGGCGTCGCTGGCCACCAAGGGCGAGATGAACGAGACCTACTGGCAGGCCCTGGAGTACTGCCACCGCACCAGTCGGGAGGAAGGTATTGATGCTGCTCTGCACTACCAGGGTCGTAACCTCACGGCGCTGCTGGTGCCTCCGGACTTTGCCCCCTCCATCGAGATTGCCGCGCAGGCGGGTTACCCCGTGGTGACCCTCCCCGCGGGCATCAACAAGGACTCGCACATGCCCTACGGACTGGCGCTGATGGGCACGGCCTACTCGGAGGCGACGCTGATCAAGTATGCCAGCGCGATCGAGGACGTGCAGCTGTCGTCCAACACCCCGTGGAAGCGCAGCCTGGCCACGTGGAGTGGCTATCTGGATCGGAACATTCCGGTGAACTAA